Proteins encoded together in one Thermomonospora curvata DSM 43183 window:
- the ppdK gene encoding pyruvate, phosphate dikinase gives MPKYVYDFTEGNKDLKDLLGGKGANLAEMTNLGLPVPPGFTITTEACRHYLRHGTVPEGLREEVDAHLAALEQKMGRRLGQPDNPLLVSVRSGAKFSMPGMMETVLNIGLNDESVKGLAAVAGGDAAAERFAWDSYRRLVQMFGKTVLGIDGELFEEALEERKRAKGSDSDLALDAEDFKALVGTFKQIVREHAGREFPTDPREQMDLAIKAVFDSWNADRAVLYRRQERIPADLGTAVNVCTMVFGNLGMDSGTGVAFTRDPATGHQGVYGDYLQNAQGEDVVAGIRNTVPLSELEKIDKRSYDELLAIMAKLENHYRDLCDIEFTIERGKLWMLQTRVGKRTAAAAFRIATQLVDQGLITQDEAVARVTGAQLAQLMFPRFDEKADRQQIAKGMNASPGAAVGKAVFSSEKAVELAGKGEPVILVRRETNPDDLAGMVAAEGILTSRGGKTSHAAVVARGMGKTCVCGAEELDVDVRARRFTAPGGVVVSEGDLISIDGSTGAVYLGRVPVVNSPVVDYFEGKLSAAEGDELVQAVDRIMTWADAKRRLQVRANADTPEDAARARRFGAQGIGLCRTEHMFLGERRQLVENLVLAETDQERQEALDALEPLQRQDFIGLFEAMDGLPVTIRLIDPPLHEFLPDLTELSVRVAVAGDDATPKDRRLLEAVRRLHEQNPMLGLRGVRLGLVIPGLFAMQVRAIAEAAAECRKAGGDPRPEIMIPLVGAVQELEAVREEALGILEQVKQSTGVDVPAMIGTMIELPRAALTAGQIAEAAEFFSFGTNDLTQTTWGFSRDDVESAFFGRYLELGIFGVSPFETLDRDGVGRLIRIAAEEGRRTRPGIKLGICGEHGGDPDSVHFCHEVGLDYVSCSPFRIPVARLEAGRAAVAAEGSDSR, from the coding sequence GTGCCGAAGTACGTATACGACTTCACTGAGGGCAACAAGGATCTCAAGGACCTGTTGGGGGGCAAAGGCGCAAATCTGGCGGAGATGACCAACCTCGGGCTTCCGGTGCCCCCGGGGTTCACCATCACCACCGAGGCCTGCCGCCACTACCTGCGGCACGGGACCGTGCCGGAGGGACTGCGCGAAGAGGTCGACGCTCACCTGGCCGCGCTGGAGCAGAAGATGGGCAGGCGGCTCGGGCAGCCCGACAACCCGCTGCTGGTCAGCGTGCGGTCGGGGGCCAAGTTCAGCATGCCCGGCATGATGGAGACCGTCCTGAACATCGGCCTCAACGACGAGTCGGTGAAGGGGCTGGCCGCGGTCGCCGGCGGGGACGCCGCCGCCGAGCGCTTCGCCTGGGACTCCTACCGCCGGCTGGTGCAGATGTTCGGCAAGACGGTATTGGGCATCGACGGCGAGCTGTTCGAAGAGGCCCTGGAAGAGCGCAAGCGGGCCAAGGGCAGCGACAGCGACCTGGCCCTGGACGCCGAAGATTTCAAGGCGCTGGTCGGCACCTTCAAGCAGATCGTGCGCGAGCACGCAGGCCGGGAGTTCCCCACCGATCCACGCGAGCAGATGGACCTGGCCATCAAGGCCGTCTTCGATTCCTGGAACGCCGACCGGGCCGTCCTGTACCGCCGTCAGGAGCGCATCCCCGCCGACCTCGGCACCGCCGTGAACGTGTGCACCATGGTCTTCGGCAACCTGGGCATGGACTCGGGCACCGGCGTGGCCTTCACCCGCGACCCGGCCACCGGCCACCAGGGCGTCTACGGCGACTACCTGCAGAACGCCCAGGGCGAGGACGTGGTCGCCGGCATCCGCAACACCGTCCCGCTCTCGGAGCTGGAGAAGATCGACAAGCGGTCCTACGACGAGCTTCTGGCCATCATGGCCAAGCTCGAGAACCACTACCGGGACCTGTGCGACATCGAGTTCACCATCGAGCGCGGCAAGCTGTGGATGCTGCAGACCCGCGTGGGCAAGCGCACCGCCGCCGCGGCCTTCCGCATCGCCACCCAGCTGGTCGACCAGGGGCTGATCACCCAGGACGAGGCGGTCGCCCGCGTCACCGGCGCCCAGCTGGCCCAGCTGATGTTCCCGCGCTTCGATGAGAAGGCCGACCGGCAGCAGATCGCCAAGGGCATGAACGCCTCGCCCGGCGCCGCCGTCGGCAAGGCGGTCTTCTCCAGCGAGAAGGCCGTGGAGCTGGCCGGCAAGGGCGAGCCGGTCATCTTGGTGCGCCGCGAGACCAACCCCGACGACCTGGCGGGCATGGTCGCCGCCGAGGGCATCCTCACCTCCCGCGGCGGCAAGACCTCCCACGCCGCCGTGGTCGCCCGCGGCATGGGCAAGACCTGCGTGTGCGGCGCCGAGGAACTGGACGTGGACGTGCGGGCCCGCCGCTTCACCGCCCCCGGCGGCGTGGTGGTCAGCGAAGGGGACCTCATCTCCATCGACGGCTCCACCGGCGCGGTCTACCTGGGCCGGGTGCCGGTGGTGAACTCCCCGGTGGTGGACTACTTCGAAGGCAAGCTCTCGGCCGCCGAGGGCGATGAGCTGGTCCAGGCCGTGGACCGGATCATGACCTGGGCCGACGCCAAGCGCCGGCTGCAGGTGCGGGCCAACGCCGACACCCCCGAGGACGCCGCCCGCGCCCGCCGCTTCGGCGCCCAGGGCATCGGGCTGTGCCGCACCGAGCACATGTTCCTGGGCGAGCGCCGCCAGCTGGTGGAGAACCTGGTGCTGGCCGAGACCGACCAGGAGCGGCAGGAGGCGCTGGATGCGCTGGAGCCCCTGCAGCGACAGGACTTCATCGGCCTTTTCGAGGCGATGGACGGCCTCCCGGTCACCATCCGGCTGATCGACCCCCCGCTGCACGAGTTCCTTCCTGATCTGACGGAGCTTTCAGTGCGGGTCGCGGTCGCCGGGGACGACGCCACGCCCAAGGACCGCCGGCTGCTGGAGGCCGTCCGGCGGTTGCACGAGCAGAACCCTATGCTCGGACTGCGCGGCGTGCGGCTGGGTTTGGTTATTCCCGGACTTTTCGCCATGCAGGTGCGAGCGATCGCCGAGGCCGCCGCCGAGTGCCGCAAGGCGGGCGGCGACCCGCGCCCGGAGATCATGATCCCACTGGTGGGCGCCGTCCAGGAGCTGGAGGCCGTCCGCGAGGAGGCCCTGGGCATCCTGGAGCAGGTCAAGCAGTCCACCGGGGTGGACGTGCCCGCCATGATCGGCACCATGATCGAGCTGCCCAGGGCCGCGCTGACCGCCGGGCAGATCGCCGAGGCCGCGGAGTTCTTCTCCTTCGGCACCAACGACCTGACCCAGACTACCTGGGGCTTCTCCCGCGACGACGTGGAGTCGGCGTTCTTCGGCCGCTACCTGGAGCTGGGCATCTTCGGCGTCTCGCCGTTCGAGACGCTGGACCGCGACGGCGTCGGCCGGCTGATCCGCATCGCCGCCGAGGAGGGCCGCCGCACCCGGCCCGGCATCAAGCTGGGCATCTGCGGTGAGCACGGCGGAGACCCCGACTCGGTGCACTTCTGCCACGAGGTCGGGCTGGACTACGTCTCCTGCTCGCCGTTCCGGATCCCGGTGGCCCGGCTGGAGGCGGGCCGGGCCGCCGTCGCGGCGGAGGGCTCCGACAGCCGATGA
- the secD gene encoding protein translocase subunit SecD, whose translation MSRPLMWRALLALAIIAGSIFVALTQPAKLGLDLRGGTQIVLETKDGPNVKANRESTDRALEVLRKRVDALGVAESSITRSGERRIIVELPDVQDPKRAAEAVGRTAQLTAHPVRANDGKPDKKNGEQILPDEDGRPILLKKAALSGAQIRSASASFDQQNMQGWYITVDFRGDGGRIWQKITAEAACKSDPDDRRIAFVLDGKVISSPVVQEDVPCNVGITGGSTQITGQFSAREAKELAALIQGGSLPVPVEIIEQRVVGPTLGEEAIQASWQAAVIGIVLTGLFIIWIYRLVGFLATLALAAYGVISYAALVAMGATLTLPGLAGFVLAIGMAVDANVLVFERAREEYAAVPRRGMRPALVIGFQKAWSAIADSNITTVLAAGLLFFLAAGPVRGFGVTLTIGVLASLVSALLVTRVLAEWAVSRRPIAKRPALTGLSKTGRVRDWLDRKQPDLMRRKTLWLTVSGLLVAGSIAGIVIQGLNFGVEFTGGRQVVYSTSQRMDINDARAAVADAGFPRAVVQTAGTDGEDISIRTEKLTNAEVDKLQQALEKAGGGTVTKERDELIGPSLGSELRKKALIALGVALAAQLIYLAVRFRFTFGAAAVLAMFHDVIVVTGVFAWLGKPIDGVFLAALLTIIGYSVNDSVVVFDRIRELWRAAPEERFAKIANRGALQTVPRTVNTGMGAIFILAALALLGGDSLTDFAIALLLGIVVGTYSTVFTATPLAIVFQARSKTPAPKPKLAKRPVRQPGDSGAVV comes from the coding sequence TTGTCCCGCCCCTTGATGTGGCGGGCGCTGCTGGCGCTCGCCATCATCGCCGGATCGATATTCGTCGCGCTGACCCAGCCCGCCAAACTCGGCCTCGACCTGCGCGGCGGCACCCAGATCGTGCTGGAGACCAAAGACGGCCCCAACGTCAAGGCCAACCGGGAGTCCACCGACCGGGCCCTGGAGGTGCTGCGCAAGCGGGTCGACGCGCTCGGCGTGGCCGAGTCCTCCATCACCCGCTCCGGTGAGCGGCGCATCATCGTCGAGCTGCCGGATGTGCAGGACCCCAAGCGGGCCGCCGAGGCGGTCGGCCGCACCGCCCAGCTCACCGCGCACCCGGTGCGCGCCAACGACGGCAAGCCCGACAAAAAGAACGGCGAGCAGATCCTGCCCGATGAGGACGGCCGGCCGATCCTGCTGAAGAAGGCCGCGCTGAGCGGCGCCCAGATCCGCTCCGCCAGCGCCTCCTTCGACCAGCAGAACATGCAGGGCTGGTACATCACCGTCGACTTCCGCGGCGACGGCGGCCGCATCTGGCAGAAGATCACCGCCGAGGCCGCCTGCAAGAGCGACCCCGACGACCGGCGGATCGCCTTCGTCCTGGACGGAAAGGTGATCTCCTCGCCGGTGGTGCAGGAGGACGTGCCCTGCAACGTCGGCATCACCGGCGGCTCCACCCAGATCACCGGACAGTTCAGCGCCCGGGAGGCCAAGGAGCTGGCCGCGCTGATCCAGGGCGGCTCGCTGCCGGTCCCGGTGGAGATCATCGAACAGCGGGTGGTCGGCCCCACCCTGGGCGAGGAGGCCATCCAGGCCAGCTGGCAGGCCGCCGTCATCGGCATCGTGCTCACCGGCCTGTTCATCATCTGGATCTACCGCCTGGTCGGCTTCCTGGCCACGCTCGCGCTGGCCGCCTACGGGGTGATCTCTTACGCCGCGCTGGTGGCGATGGGCGCCACGCTGACCCTGCCCGGCCTGGCCGGTTTCGTGCTCGCCATCGGCATGGCGGTGGACGCCAACGTGCTGGTGTTCGAACGGGCCCGCGAAGAGTATGCGGCGGTGCCGCGCCGGGGCATGCGCCCGGCGCTGGTCATCGGCTTCCAGAAGGCCTGGTCGGCCATCGCCGACTCCAACATCACCACCGTGCTGGCGGCCGGCCTGCTGTTCTTCCTGGCCGCCGGGCCGGTGCGCGGCTTCGGCGTCACGCTGACCATCGGTGTGCTGGCCTCGCTGGTCTCCGCCCTGCTGGTCACGCGCGTGCTGGCCGAGTGGGCGGTGAGCCGGCGGCCGATCGCCAAGCGGCCCGCCCTGACCGGGCTGAGCAAGACCGGGCGGGTCCGCGACTGGCTGGACCGCAAGCAGCCCGACCTGATGCGGCGCAAGACCCTGTGGCTGACCGTCTCCGGGCTCCTGGTCGCCGGCTCGATCGCCGGGATCGTCATCCAGGGCCTGAACTTCGGCGTGGAGTTCACCGGGGGCCGCCAGGTCGTCTACAGCACCAGCCAGCGGATGGACATCAACGACGCCCGGGCCGCGGTGGCCGACGCCGGGTTCCCCCGCGCGGTGGTGCAGACCGCCGGCACCGACGGGGAGGACATCTCCATCCGCACCGAAAAACTCACCAACGCCGAGGTCGACAAGCTGCAGCAGGCGCTGGAGAAGGCCGGCGGCGGCACCGTCACCAAGGAGCGCGACGAGCTGATCGGCCCCAGCCTGGGCAGCGAGCTGCGCAAGAAGGCGCTGATCGCCTTGGGCGTGGCGCTGGCCGCCCAGCTGATCTACCTGGCGGTCCGCTTCCGCTTCACCTTCGGCGCCGCCGCGGTGCTGGCGATGTTCCACGACGTGATCGTCGTCACCGGCGTGTTCGCCTGGCTGGGCAAGCCCATCGACGGGGTGTTCCTGGCCGCGCTGCTGACCATCATCGGTTACTCGGTCAACGACTCGGTGGTGGTCTTCGACCGGATCCGCGAGCTGTGGCGGGCCGCGCCCGAAGAGCGCTTCGCCAAGATCGCCAACCGGGGCGCCCTGCAGACGGTGCCGCGCACCGTCAACACCGGTATGGGCGCGATCTTCATCCTGGCCGCGCTGGCGCTGCTCGGCGGCGACTCGCTGACCGACTTCGCCATCGCGCTGCTGCTGGGCATCGTGGTGGGCACCTACTCCACCGTGTTCACCGCCACCCCGCTGGCGATCGTCTTCCAGGCCCGCAGCAAGACCCCGGCGCCCAAGCCCAAGCTCGCCAAGCGCCCGGTGCGCCAGCCCGGCGACTCCGGCGCGGTCGTGTGA
- a CDS encoding deoxyguanosinetriphosphate triphosphohydrolase gives MGSYSEADRARWVPEQPKRRDRTAFERDRARVLHSAALRRLAAKTQVADPGSDDFLRTRLTHSLECAQVGRELGKSLGCDPDLVETACLAHDIGHPPFGHNGESALNTVAERCGGFEGNAQSLRILTRLEPKSFAPDGRSVGLNLTRASLDAVMKYPWRRQDAPTGAPSGGSGAPYGIYDDDIEVAAWVRQGAPKDRLCLEAQVMDWADDVAYSVHDLEDALVVGHVDFARLADPTERRAVAETAAKLYCPGTDLTELEEVFAELLAEPYWPDHFDGTLRTLAALKNLTSTLIGRFCLAAEDATRRRYGPGPLTRYDADLVVPRRQRLECALLKGVTAHYVWISHEANRARQRELILELADWMLAGAPGTLEPQFRVAWHRAPDDAARLRVVVDQIASLTDTSAVAFHARLRAARRPAGA, from the coding sequence ATGGGGAGCTATTCCGAAGCAGACCGGGCGCGGTGGGTGCCCGAGCAGCCCAAGCGCCGTGACCGCACCGCCTTCGAACGGGACCGGGCGCGGGTGCTGCATAGCGCGGCGCTGCGCCGGCTGGCCGCCAAGACCCAGGTGGCCGACCCCGGCTCCGACGACTTTTTGCGCACCCGGCTGACGCACTCGCTGGAGTGCGCCCAGGTGGGCCGGGAGCTGGGCAAGTCGCTGGGCTGCGACCCCGACCTGGTGGAGACCGCCTGCCTGGCGCACGACATCGGCCACCCGCCCTTCGGCCACAACGGCGAGTCCGCCCTGAACACGGTGGCCGAACGCTGCGGCGGATTCGAGGGCAACGCCCAGAGCCTGCGCATCCTGACCCGGCTGGAACCCAAGTCGTTCGCCCCCGACGGCCGCAGCGTCGGCCTCAACCTGACCAGGGCCTCGCTGGACGCGGTGATGAAATACCCCTGGCGCCGGCAGGACGCGCCCACCGGGGCGCCGTCGGGCGGCTCGGGCGCACCGTATGGGATCTACGACGACGACATCGAGGTGGCGGCCTGGGTCCGCCAAGGGGCGCCCAAGGACCGGCTGTGCCTGGAGGCCCAGGTCATGGACTGGGCCGACGATGTGGCCTACTCCGTGCACGACCTGGAGGACGCCCTGGTCGTCGGCCATGTGGACTTCGCCCGCCTGGCCGACCCCACCGAGCGCCGCGCGGTGGCCGAGACGGCCGCCAAGCTCTACTGCCCCGGCACCGACCTGACCGAGCTGGAGGAGGTCTTCGCCGAGCTGCTGGCCGAGCCGTACTGGCCGGACCACTTCGACGGCACGCTGCGCACCCTGGCCGCCCTCAAGAACCTCACCAGCACGCTGATCGGCCGCTTCTGCCTGGCGGCCGAGGACGCCACCCGGCGGCGTTATGGCCCCGGCCCGCTGACCCGCTACGACGCCGACCTGGTCGTCCCCCGCCGGCAGCGCCTGGAATGCGCGCTGCTGAAGGGGGTGACCGCGCACTATGTGTGGATCAGCCACGAGGCCAACCGCGCCCGGCAGCGCGAACTGATCCTGGAGCTGGCCGATTGGATGCTGGCCGGCGCCCCCGGCACCCTGGAACCGCAATTCCGGGTCGCCTGGCACCGGGCGCCCGACGACGCCGCCCGGCTGCGGGTGGTGGTCGACCAGATCGCCTCGCTGACCGACACCTCCGCCGTGGCGTTCCACGCCCGCCTGCGCGCCGCCCGCCGGCCCGCCGGTGCCTGA
- a CDS encoding SPFH domain-containing protein, protein MTAIVLLVLGLPFLAGLLGGFERTDGGQVAVVRNGGFFDNTRIRQVIDPGSGRVWTGWWSKVHKYPAQQRFYTITANRGEGDRGGGVDVVTVPSSDGVNMGIEGTLYFTLNTDHEVLKKFDDKFGTRKFRAPGGKTYFAWEGDEGWSAFLNQIVRPVIDNNLRSQINSFRCAELVSSCALVQNTGSTSRRQRTGLQVQSNNANIAKVQDAINRQLAADLRTTLGGDFLINIHFNLVKVSLPQRVQAAVDRAQAAFAQVSEAQAKVEQARLEAAANKARQDGYNKCPTCAEIEKLKALPQGITVYAPGNPGGALLPRN, encoded by the coding sequence ATGACGGCCATCGTGCTGCTGGTCCTGGGCCTGCCCTTCCTGGCCGGGCTGCTGGGCGGCTTCGAGCGGACCGACGGCGGGCAGGTGGCCGTGGTGCGCAACGGCGGCTTCTTCGACAACACCCGCATCCGGCAGGTCATCGACCCCGGCTCGGGCCGGGTGTGGACCGGCTGGTGGTCGAAGGTCCACAAGTACCCCGCCCAGCAGCGCTTCTACACCATCACCGCCAACCGCGGCGAGGGCGACCGCGGCGGCGGCGTGGACGTGGTGACCGTGCCCAGCAGCGACGGCGTCAACATGGGCATCGAGGGCACGCTGTACTTCACCCTCAACACCGACCACGAGGTGCTCAAGAAGTTCGACGACAAGTTCGGCACCCGCAAGTTCCGCGCCCCCGGCGGCAAGACCTACTTCGCCTGGGAGGGCGATGAGGGCTGGTCGGCGTTTTTGAACCAGATCGTCCGGCCGGTGATCGACAACAACCTGCGCAGCCAGATCAACAGCTTCCGCTGCGCCGAGCTGGTCTCCTCCTGCGCACTGGTGCAGAACACCGGTTCTACTTCCCGGCGGCAGCGCACCGGCCTGCAGGTGCAGAGCAACAACGCCAACATCGCCAAGGTCCAGGACGCCATCAACCGGCAGCTGGCCGCCGACCTGCGCACCACGCTGGGCGGCGACTTCCTGATCAACATCCACTTCAACCTGGTGAAGGTCTCCCTGCCGCAGCGGGTGCAGGCGGCGGTGGACCGGGCCCAGGCCGCCTTCGCCCAGGTCAGCGAGGCGCAGGCGAAGGTGGAGCAGGCCCGGCTGGAGGCGGCGGCCAACAAGGCCCGCCAGGACGGGTACAACAAGTGCCCGACCTGCGCCGAGATCGAGAAGCTGAAGGCGCTGCCGCAGGGCATCACGGTCTACGCTCCGGGTAACCCGGGCGGGGCGCTGCTGCCCCGCAACTGA
- a CDS encoding YdcF family protein has protein sequence MTLEAELPGTGEAEPSQGESRDPAPRGGARRQWLLWTVAVLLGILAVVVLTPLTVGWRVWYQARQDETPKSDAIVVLGAAQYNGVPSPTLRWRLEHAVKLYRRGVAPAIVTVGGKQPGDNYTEADAGRNWLIKERQVPADKVVAVPVGSDTLESMQAVGAKFRELKWHSAVLVTDPWHGLRSKKMAQDQGIKAAASPTRSGPSVQTRDTQFHYIVRETGGYLSYVLFGRSVRSPSELRPSFSPR, from the coding sequence ATGACGTTGGAAGCTGAACTGCCCGGGACCGGCGAGGCCGAGCCGTCGCAGGGGGAGAGCCGCGACCCTGCGCCCCGGGGCGGTGCGCGGCGGCAGTGGCTGCTGTGGACCGTGGCGGTGCTGCTGGGAATCCTGGCGGTCGTGGTGCTGACCCCGCTGACCGTGGGCTGGCGGGTGTGGTACCAGGCCCGCCAGGACGAGACCCCCAAGTCGGACGCGATCGTGGTGCTGGGCGCCGCCCAGTACAACGGCGTCCCCTCGCCCACGCTGCGCTGGCGGCTGGAGCACGCCGTCAAGCTGTACCGCCGGGGCGTGGCCCCGGCGATCGTGACCGTCGGCGGCAAGCAGCCCGGCGACAACTACACCGAGGCCGACGCCGGGCGCAACTGGCTGATCAAGGAGCGGCAGGTGCCGGCCGACAAGGTGGTGGCGGTGCCGGTCGGCAGCGACACCCTGGAGAGCATGCAGGCGGTCGGCGCCAAGTTCCGGGAGCTCAAGTGGCACTCGGCGGTGCTGGTCACCGACCCCTGGCACGGGCTGCGCTCCAAGAAGATGGCCCAGGACCAGGGCATCAAGGCCGCCGCCTCGCCGACCCGCAGCGGCCCCAGCGTGCAGACCCGCGACACCCAGTTCCACTACATCGTCCGGGAGACCGGCGGCTACCTGTCGTATGTGCTGTTCGGCCGCAGCGTCCGCTCCCCCTCTGAGCTGCGGCCCTCCTTCTCGCCGCGCTGA
- a CDS encoding glycoside hydrolase family 15 protein, with product MRPTVAGGRAGEPFAPIADYGFLSDCETTALIAPSGNVEWMCLPRMDSPSVFGSILDRDAGYFRVGPAGVEVPAAQRYIPGTMVMETTWWTHGGWLVVTDALLMGPWHHETERSKTHRRAPTDYDADHVLLRMVRCVNGQVQVRLDCMPVFDYGRVPARWEHTGDGYHEAACHGNGLTLRLTTDMNVGFEGSLATGRTLLKQGDTRFVALSWSEHEPPHTYAEAHERLVWTVHHWQHWLDRGKFPDHPWRSHLQRSALTLKGLTFAPTGAVAAAATTSLPETPKGERNWDYRYTWIRDSTMALWAFYTLGFDWEANDFFYFITDVAEAADGRLQIMYGVDGREELPETTLDHLSGYDGARPVRIGNDAYTQAQHDVWGAIIGSIYLFVRRRDRLDDRLWKIIVKQVEEALANWRKPDCGMWEVRGKPQHFTSSKVFCWVAADRGARLARIRGCHDLAERWQKAADEIHADVLANALDERGVFTAHYGTKALDASVLLIPLLGFLPPDDKRVRETVLAIANELTEDDLVLRYRPEETDDGFSSSEGTFTICSFWLVSSLVMIGELERAKRLCEKLLSYASPLQLYAEEIDPHTGRHLGNFPQAFTHLSLINAVMHVIQAERPEGPPGAFA from the coding sequence GTGAGACCGACGGTCGCCGGCGGCAGAGCGGGAGAGCCGTTCGCCCCCATAGCCGACTACGGTTTCCTCTCGGACTGCGAGACGACCGCGCTGATCGCACCGAGCGGGAACGTCGAGTGGATGTGCCTGCCGAGGATGGACTCCCCCAGCGTCTTCGGGTCGATCCTGGACCGGGACGCCGGGTACTTCCGGGTCGGCCCGGCCGGGGTCGAGGTGCCCGCGGCCCAGCGCTACATCCCGGGCACCATGGTGATGGAGACCACCTGGTGGACCCACGGCGGGTGGCTGGTGGTGACCGACGCGCTGCTCATGGGCCCCTGGCACCACGAGACGGAGCGTTCCAAGACCCACCGCCGGGCGCCCACCGACTACGACGCCGACCACGTGCTGCTGCGCATGGTCCGCTGCGTCAACGGCCAGGTCCAGGTGCGCCTGGACTGCATGCCGGTGTTCGACTACGGGCGCGTCCCGGCCCGCTGGGAGCACACCGGCGACGGCTACCACGAGGCGGCCTGCCACGGCAACGGGCTGACCCTGCGGCTGACCACCGACATGAACGTCGGCTTCGAAGGGTCGCTGGCCACCGGGCGCACCCTGCTCAAGCAGGGCGACACCCGCTTCGTGGCGCTGTCGTGGAGCGAGCACGAGCCGCCGCACACCTACGCCGAGGCGCACGAGCGGCTGGTGTGGACGGTGCACCACTGGCAGCACTGGCTGGACCGCGGCAAGTTCCCCGACCACCCCTGGCGCAGCCACCTGCAGCGCAGCGCCCTCACCCTCAAGGGCCTGACGTTCGCCCCCACCGGCGCGGTGGCCGCGGCCGCCACCACCTCCCTGCCGGAGACCCCCAAGGGCGAGCGCAACTGGGACTACCGCTACACGTGGATCCGCGACTCCACGATGGCGCTGTGGGCCTTCTACACCCTCGGCTTCGACTGGGAGGCCAACGACTTCTTCTACTTCATCACCGACGTGGCCGAGGCCGCCGACGGCCGGCTGCAGATCATGTACGGGGTGGACGGCCGGGAGGAGCTGCCGGAGACCACCCTGGACCACCTGAGCGGCTACGACGGCGCCCGCCCGGTGCGCATCGGCAACGACGCCTACACCCAGGCCCAGCACGATGTGTGGGGCGCCATCATCGGCTCCATCTACCTGTTCGTGCGGCGCCGCGACCGGCTGGACGACCGGCTGTGGAAGATCATCGTCAAGCAGGTCGAGGAGGCGCTGGCCAACTGGCGCAAGCCCGACTGCGGCATGTGGGAGGTGCGCGGCAAGCCCCAGCACTTCACCTCCTCCAAGGTGTTCTGCTGGGTGGCCGCCGACCGCGGCGCCCGCCTGGCCCGCATCCGCGGCTGCCACGACCTGGCCGAGCGCTGGCAGAAGGCGGCCGATGAGATCCACGCCGACGTGCTGGCCAACGCCCTGGACGAGCGGGGGGTCTTTACCGCCCACTACGGCACCAAGGCGCTGGACGCCTCGGTGCTGCTGATCCCGCTGCTGGGCTTCCTGCCCCCCGACGACAAGCGGGTGCGCGAGACGGTGCTGGCCATCGCCAACGAGCTCACCGAGGACGACCTGGTGCTGCGGTACCGGCCCGAGGAGACCGACGACGGGTTCTCCTCCTCGGAGGGCACCTTCACCATCTGCTCGTTCTGGCTGGTCAGCTCCCTGGTGATGATCGGCGAGCTGGAACGCGCCAAGCGTTTGTGCGAGAAGCTGCTGTCGTACGCCAGCCCGCTGCAGCTGTACGCCGAGGAGATCGACCCGCACACCGGGCGGCACCTGGGCAACTTCCCGCAGGCCTTCACCCACCTGTCGCTGATCAACGCGGTGATGCACGTGATCCAGGCCGAGCGTCCCGAGGGCCCGCCCGGCGCGTTCGCCTAG